Within Spinacia oleracea cultivar Varoflay chromosome 4, BTI_SOV_V1, whole genome shotgun sequence, the genomic segment aaaaaatgttcattttcgaaatagtaaatgttcatttttgtagtttatttccaaataaataaaaaaatgttcatttccaaaatagtaaatgttcataaataaataaataaatgttcatttccgaaatagtaaatgttcatttttgtaccagtatattaatgttcattttaaacaacacaaacgacatcattttggatgggggtacagccagctttggctgtacccgggtatagccaaaaatttgcggtaCCCAGATTATACTGGTTGATATTAATAAGAATTTAACCGGTTGTCCAATTATAAACATCAAACGGTAAAAAAAGAGTGACAACCAAAATCATAAACAAATGATTTGGACTATGTTCTACTTCACACGGAGTATGTTTTAGGGAGTAGTTGCTCAGTTGCTCACTTGAATTCGTCCCAAGAAGAAAATATAAAATACTCCATTTACGTCTTATTTTCCAACAACCTTTAGACTTTTAGAGCATGTACATTGGGTTGTTGGAGTGGCTCTCCAAGTAGCTCTCCAACAAGAACTATCTCTTGGCCAACATTGGGGCTCTTGAGGGGCTCTTGAGTAGCTCTTCATGGAGAGCTACTTCAGGGCAGCGCTTGCCCAAGAGCCTTTCAAgagttgattcttgttgaaaagTGGGGAGTAACTTTGAAAAGTGGATAGTAACTTTGGTTAAAAGACAATTAATTATGGACCACCAAATGGTAAAAACGATAATAGAGAGCTTATTTGAGTAACCGACCAATGTTGAGTATTTTTAGGAATGAATTATTGAGTGTGTCTTGTAGAGAGATAGTggtagagagagagagggagagccCTCCAAGAGCTCTTTTGAAGAGCCAACCAATGACATGATCTTAGGTCCCGTTAATAGTTTTCCTTTGATGGGAAGAGGGAGTTAAAGAAGAAGGTAAAGAGAAAAAGTGTTTACCTTCcttttaaatggaaaaaaaaaaatgtttacaCCCCATGTCATAACAAACaatgtaaaatgattgaaaagaagaaaattatttcctaacaaaaatattttacaccaaaccaaacactcTAAAAGGAAAGAGTActacttttaaaaaaatgtcAATCTTTTtgtacttatttatttaatttcataagGGGAGCATATTTgcaaatgtttaaaatttggCAATTTTCATatctaatttttcttttaaCACTTTTCATGGGAAATAGACATCCCAAAAATTTCACTTTCTTATGTTCTTGTCAACCaaataattttggaaataataatTTGGTCAACATATATTATCTTCCATCCATGAACCAAACTATAGAAAAAGCTCATAAAAACTTTGCCAAGTAAAAACAAATATTCCAAAAAACTCATGTATAATGACATAAAATCAAACCAAAGTCAATGGCTAACACTTTTCTTTACTGCATTTTAGCCTACCATTAGAAAATATTGTGACTCTGACTTTGGTTCAAAATGGTAGACTACCAAAATATTGACAATATAAGGTTGTAAATATTGACAATAAAGCCCATTTCTAATGACTAATTAAGGTCTTAATATTCATACTATAGCTTAACCAGAATTCGGAACCAAAATGCTATAGCTAGCTACCAGTATATAGTTTCCATATTTTACATCACTCGGCCGAATTAACTGTTTTTTTCCCTAGTTGTTTCGTACACTTGTTTCGTCTGGTTTCTTCAGTTTTACATCACTTGTATTAGACTGCGCATGGGGGAACCAAGCACCTTGAGAAAAATCCCAGTCTCCTCTTCTGCATCAAATAGTCAATGTACAATCCATTAGATCAATAGTTCAGATACAAATTCAATATATTTCCTTCGTCTAGGATGAACATAATAGTCACGTTGAAAGTGTAAGATGATTGATAAATTGGTAATTTATCAATTAAATCAGGACGTATACAATGTAATCTAAACGATATTTTTTAGACCCAATCCAATGTGTACTCCATTCGTCTAGAACTAATTCCTCCCATCTTCTCATgttgaaaattgtatttgtaCAATTGCACTAGTAATGAACAAGTAATGATGTCTTGGTCGAGGAAGTCTCAAACGATAACAGAGCTGGTCCATTTTGAATGCTAACAAAATTTATTGAtacaaatttattttgtttgtgGTATACGTTTGTATTTATTAGTTTAACAAATACACAAGTAATCACTACTGATAAGACTTTTATCTTATTGGTACTAACAAAATCTTTGTTCATAGCAATCACTACCAATAACAAATAAATTTATACCAATAAAAGCGTGTTAGCGTCAAAAATGAACCACCTCGGATATATTTTTGGCGGATTTAAGCCATGAGAGCAATACAAATTGGGAAATGGAAAATCAAACCTGATACATATCATACACAAGCCCTCAATTTTAACCATTATGTCAAGACTTTATTGTGGTTGTTAAAGAAGTTAAACTTGGACAACTAGGCATTTTATTCAGGGTCATCAATTCTAGTACTACGTAATTTCGAATGATTGTATAAATTTAAATGTAAACAAGTACTAGTACGTACTAAATTGAAAAACTAGTACGTAATTGGTactttttgaaataaaagagtaaaaataataataaataaaagaatagaGTACGCACCCGCCTAAGGAGCTCAGGAGGGATCTTATAGAGATCTTCATCAACAGCTCTGGGAGCTCTACGAGGCTGGGCGGCTGATCCGGCGTCGTATTGGAACTGCTGTTGCTTCTTCTTAACGCCATTTACAGCTGGTTGTGGGTGACGCTTACCTCCTCCTTGTGTTGAGGGAAGCTCCGTTACCGTTACGTCAAACACCTTTCCACAGTTCCCAGCTTGCttccttcctccttccttcACTTGTGTCCCTCctgttttcttttctcttcctttccccTGCACATACAATAGTCACGACCATTGGCTTTCATTATTAATTAGACAGGTAAAAGTCGGTAGCAATTACGTCCTCAATCATACTTGGACATACCCTCATGGCCATAcctaaagatggctgtgggtCGGCCCGGCACGAAAAAAGCCCGGCCCGGCACGAGAACGGAAAAAGCACGGCCCGACacgggcacgaagtcgtgggccgtGGTCCGGGCTTGGGCCTAAAGCACGAAAAGGCACGGCACGACTCGACCCGGCACAgcaaagcacgctaaatttagtaaaattagccttaggcacgacTGGCCGGCCCGGCACGGCACGAAAGCCCGTGGACTTGGGCCGGGCCTGTGccttttttaacttttcaaccCGGTTAGGCCCACGACCCATGGGCTTGACCAGAAGCCCGACCCAGCCCACGGTCATCTTTAGCCGTACCTGTGTAGAAAGCTCCAGCGGGTTTAAGATTGGGTGAAGGGTGTTTAGGGGTTTTCATAACTATAGTTCaataaataaaagtaataaTCAATACTTAACAGGATTTTGAGGCGGTGATACCTAAACTTACACAAGTAGTTCGAAATCCATTTGAATAACTAGCTTTTCAGACACGTTCGAACGAAAAAAACAAATATGTGCACCAAATTGTAAAAATTATCCAAATTATAGTCTCTAATAGTAAATACATTGACATTAAATTGATTAATTACCATTTAATAATAGTAGTACCATTTTTCAATCAAGAACTTAATTCTAGTACAAGTATAATTAAACAGTCAAATAGATGGAGGCCCACAACCCATTTAGAAGGACATGGGTGGGATCCGATAATCCGGAAAGAGAGGCAAGGAATTAAATGCGGGTTGCTTGTTGAGGTGGAATGATGTTTGATGTTTGTGGTTGCAAACATGAATATCTTGTCAATTATTTCGCAATATTAATTGGAAGAATATTTTTATTGAATGAAATTACTATATACTCTGTAGTTGTACTCTTATAATTTATGGACCGACCCTAAAATCTGTCATAAATTTATCAAACTAGTAAATGAGATGTTCTATAGGAACTATTTTTGTCTGGGCAGGCGTATAAGGTAATTCGGACATTAGCTATAGGAGTAATTTTCATCGGGTACTAGATAATTCGGACTTTAGTTCTAGGAGCTATTTTTGTCGAATATAAGGTAATTTGGACGTAACAAAAAAGACTTATTTTCGTCAAGGTAAATCGGGCTTTAGCTATAGGAGCTATTTACGTCGAGTACAAAGTAATTCGGCCTTTAGTTATATGACTAACTATTTCCTTTGAGTACAAGGTAATTTGGGATTTAGCTATGTAACTATTTCCTTTGAGTACAAGGTAATTCGGACTTTACCTATAGGAACTATTTTCGTCGAGTACACACGTACAAGGTAATTGAGATTTTAGCTATAGGAGTTGTATTCATCGAGTACACACGTATAAGATAATTTGAGCTTTAGCTATAGGAATCATTTTCGCATGAGTACATAGAAAAAGAAATTATAAGTtcattaatgacattaaattaatcccgaaaatgataaaggtcgcaacatgcgtcctttaagccgtgtcacaaagatgacatggcatgcttatgtgtcatgattaaattggaaactaaaatatataATTTATATATCCTACTTTAAATGTTTCGAAAAAagctaggaaaatcttaatattctaatttgtttccttatttatatcgactaccttatttacatattttcatagtaaaaatattgcattgatagtaaaaatattattatgACTCATAGCTTACGtgtcgcctatatgtaccaattaaactgcgacacgtaagattgcgacaactaaatattgtcgcaacttgcgacctttatcatcacccaattAATCCTATCAACTTAGATATTCCTTAATGGATTATATTGACTAAAAAGTAATGGGGTAGTTTAtcttccttagcacttttttttttttgataaaatcttcttccttagcactttttctATAATTAAACCAATTGACAAAGCAAATTAGAAGACTCGAAGTCTAAAGCAAATtagtttattaatattaatattaatatta encodes:
- the LOC110794717 gene encoding uncharacterized protein, which encodes MDESRIRGSQIPAFGNWEYVNDLPITQYFECARQAGLIRYSSSSGECDNHNHNHHHHHHHNQQNQTPPDLYTVDFIKPRTAPRPKQGKGREKKTGGTQVKEGGRKQAGNCGKVFDVTVTELPSTQGGGKRHPQPAVNGVKKKQQQFQYDAGSAAQPRRAPRAVDEDLYKIPPELLRRKRRLGFFSRCLVPPCAV